From one Lycium ferocissimum isolate CSIRO_LF1 chromosome 5, AGI_CSIRO_Lferr_CH_V1, whole genome shotgun sequence genomic stretch:
- the LOC132058242 gene encoding uncharacterized protein LOC132058242 — protein MSEEHGGGMAAHDNVGSKRHRRPSVRLGDIGGNHFSNKASKNITLALVDTNTNENSSSRKKMNNWSNVVDEDDNRDVNLDDVAIASWKIKSLKSKKGGTVTKKIRSGWTTKANDKMVSATDVQDLENNENSGDSPLHSYDNNNKINHNLNMGIDIDSRTWKIRSLKSKKGTVTKKIRSGWGSSKANDSEKHDKILSTTDVEDSGHSPVHSYDNNKINDNVNMGVDIVDRGIGNVNSRKSVGTRVSEEGPTDTERNGVKVWLNQLGLGQYLSLFEIHQVDDEVLPMLTLEDLKDMGVNAVGSRRKMYCSIQNLNKGFS, from the coding sequence ATGTCGGAGGAACACGGCGGAGGAATGGCGGCACACGACAACGTCGGGTCAAAACGCCACCGTCGACCCAGCGTCAGGTTAGGCGACATTGGTGGTAACCATTTTTCTAACAAGGCTTCCAAGAATATAACTCTTGCCCTAGTTGATACTAACACTAATGAGAATAGCAGTTCtaggaaaaagatgaataattggagtaatgttgttgatgagGATGATAACAGAGATGTAAATTTGGATGATGTTGCTATTGCTAGTTGGAAAATTAAGAGCTTGAAATCCAAGAAAGGTGGCACAGTAACCAAGAAAATAAGGTCTGGTTGGACTACCAAAGCTAATGATAAAATGGTCAGTGCTACTGATGTTCAAGATTTGGAGAATAATGAAAATTCAGGAGATAGTCCACTTCATTCCTATGACAATAATAACAAGATTAATCATAATTTGAACATGGGTATTGACATTGATAGTAGGACTTGGAAAATTAGGAGTTTGAAATCCAAGAAAGGCACAGTAACCAAGAAAATCAGGTCTGGTTGGGGTTCCTCCAAAGCTAATGATAGTGAAAAACATGACAAAATACTCAGCACTACTGATGTGGAAGATTCAGGACATAGCCCAGTTCATTCATATGACAATAACAAAATTAATGATAATGTGAACATGGGTGTTGACATTGTTGATAGAGGAATTGGTAATGTGAATAGTAGGAAGAGTGTAGGAACTAGGGTTTCTGAGGAGGGCCCCACTGATACTGAGAGGAATGGGGTTAAGGTATGGTTGAATCAGTTGGGACTTGGACAGTATTTATCACTGTTTGAGATTCATCAGGTTGATGATGAGGTTTTACCAATGCTAACATTGGAGGATCTTAAGGATATGGGAGTTAATGCAGTTGGATCGCGAAGGAAAATGTATTGCTCAATTCAGAACCTCAATAAAGGGTTCTCGTGA
- the LOC132058243 gene encoding uncharacterized protein LOC132058243, producing MYTYIFCNTFTAFSISKHFLMSTAQFTIFTIFALLAVSSLTATAQTPFVVAHKKASVLKLKSGQERVFVTIDVYNHGSLAIYDVSLTDDSWSSEIFDFVAGNTSNSWEKLDAGSHVSQSFELESKVKTTYYSAPAVITFRIPTKSKLQEAYSTPIPALETLAEKTVAYKLDLVTYFLLTQA from the exons atgtatacgtatatattttgtaaCACGTTCACAGCATTTTCCATTTCCAAACATTTCCTAATGTCGACAGCACAATTCACAATCTTCACCATCTTTGCTCTTTTAGCTGTTTCCTCTTTAACGGCGACAGCCCAAACTCCGTTTGTGGTGGCCCACAAGAAGGCTTCTGTCCTAAAGCTCAAGTCCGGTCAAGAACGTGTCTTCGTTACAATTGACGTTTATAATCATGGATCTCT TGCTATATATGATGTAAGTCTTACTGATGATAGCTGGTCTTCGGAAATATTTGATTTCGTGGCTGGAAACACGTCCAATTCATGGGAAAAGCTTGATGC TGGCTCTCATGtttctcaatcttttgagtTGGAATCCAAAGTGAAAACAACTTACTACAGTGCGCCTGCTGTCATAACGTTTCGTATTCCTACGAAATCAAAACTACAG GAAGCATATTCTACCCCAATTCCTGCACTAGAAACCTTGGCAGAAAAAACTGTTGCCTACAAATTAGATTTGGTAACTTATTTCCTCCTAACACAAGCATGA